A single Anabas testudineus chromosome 10, fAnaTes1.2, whole genome shotgun sequence DNA region contains:
- the LOC113160928 gene encoding protocadherin alpha-8-like has protein sequence MEQRNEKRMERRCLFGCVVVLLWSVAWAQIRYSVSEEVNEGTVVGNIAKDLGLDKSTLKDRKYRIVSSNADPLFHVNQNDGVLYVSRKIDREQVCAQSSTCLINLKTVLENPLEVHYVAVEVLDINDHSPSFPEKEKRLEISESVLPGTRFQLKPSRDPDSGQFSVQQYKLNPNDHFRLEVRDKGEDGKIPILVLQKSLDREASGTHALTLTALDGGKPPKSGDMNIQVNVLDVNDNTPIFSKDVYSVLLNENSPVGTTVLQVNATDLDDGQNGEVYYSFGNSVSNKLFTLFDINSSTGDIIVKGLIDYEQKDRYEIEIEASDKGLAPLTTEKSVIIKIVDVNDNAPEIEVTSFSSSIPEDSRPGTTVALISVNDLDSGLNGKVVCFLNEDVPFALSSSLQDKMYSLVTKFPLDREKQSQYDLTIVAKDAGQPPLSSQKTIHVVVSDVNDNSPEFSLSPYSFYITEGNDAGASVFSVKAFDRDENENARISYHIFRDGSDDRKVTSFLNINSENGQISALKSFDFETVKTFQFQVVASDSGSPSLSSNVTVNVFILDQNDNAPVILYPVSSNGSAEGVEEIPRNVNAGHLVTKVRAYDADIGYNGWLLFSLQELTDHSLFGLDRYTGQIRTLRSFTETDEAQHKLVILVKDNGNVSLSATATVLVKVVEPKEAFAASDVKSSAKHDEDNNVTFYLMITLGSVSVLFLISIIVLIAMQCSKSTDYTSKYLQEPNYDGTLCHSIQYRSGDKRYMLVGPRMSIGSTIVPGSHANTLVLPDRRRTSEEVR, from the coding sequence ACGATGTTTGTTCGGCTGCGTGGTTGTGCTTTTATGGAGCGTGGCCTGGGCGCAAATACGATATTCAGTGTCCGAGGAGGTTAACGAAGGAACTGTGGTTGGAAATATTGCAAAAGACCTGGGACTGGATAAAAGCACGCTGAAAGACAGGAAGTACCGGATTGTTTCTAGTAATGCGGATCCTCTATTCCATGTGAACCAGAACGATGGTGTCCTGTATGTGAGCCGAAAGATTGACAGAGAACAGGTGTGCGCGCAGAGCAGTACGTGTTTAATAAATCTTAAAACGGTGCTGGAAAACCCGCTAGAAGTGCACTACGTGGCAGTGGAGGTGTTGGATATAAATGACCACTCTCCTAGTTTCCCAGAAAAAGAGAAACGATTGGAAATTTCTGAGTCTGTATTGCCTGGAACACGATTTCAGCTTAAGCCTTCGCGGGACCCAGATAGTGGTCAATTCTCTGTGCAGCAATATAAACTTAACCCCAACGATCACTTTCGTTTGGAAGTTAGAGACAAAGGAGAAGATGGCAAAATACCAATATTGGTTTTGCAAAAATCTTTAGACAGGGAAGCATCGGGAACTCACGCTTTAACACTGACGGCACTTGATGGAGGGAAGCCTCCAAAATCTGGTGACATGAATATTCAAGTTAATGTCTTGGATGTTAATGATAACACACCAATTTTCTCTAAGGATGTTTACTCTGTTTTGCTCAATGAAAATTCTCCAGTTGGCACCACTGTACTACAAGTGAACGCAACTGATTTAGATGATGGTCAAAATGGAGAAGTTTACTACTCATTTGGAAACAGCGTGagtaataaattatttacactTTTTGATATCAATTCATCAACAGGCGATATAATTGTCAAGGGTCTTATAGATTATGAGCAAAAGGACAGATACGAAATTGAAATTGAAGCATCAGATAAAGGTCTGGCCCCGCTGACTACAGAAAAAAGCGTCATCATTAAAATAGTTGATGTAAATGACAACGCACCTGAGATTGAAGTTACTTCATTTTCTAGCTCGATCCCTGAAGATTCCAGACCTGGAACTACAGTAGCACTGATCAGTGTAAATGACTTAGACTCTGGGCTTAATGGAAAAGTGGTTTGTTTCCTCAATGAGGATGTTCCATTTGctttatcatcatcattgcaGGACAAAATGTACTCATTAGTGACAAAATTCCCTctggacagagagaaacagtcaCAGTATGACTTGACAATCGTTGCAAAAGATGCTGGTCAACCTCCATTATCATCTCAGAAGACGATACATGTTGTAGTATCAGATGTGAATGACAACAGTCCAGAGTTTTCACTGAGCCCCTATAGTTTCTATATCACTGAGGGGAACGATGCAGgagcttcagtgttttctgttaaagCTTTTGATCGTGATGAGAACGAGAATGCTCGTATTTCCTATCATATATTCAGAGATGGAAGCGATGATAGAAAAGTAACTTCATTTCTCAACATAAACAGTGAAAACGGACAAATATCAGCTCTTAAAAGTTTTGACTTTGAGACAGTGAAAACTTTCCAGTTCCAAGTTGTGGCCTCAGATTCAGGAAGTCCGTCACTGAGCAGCAACGTCACAGTGAACGTGTTCATTCTGGATCAGAACGACAACGCTCCAGTCATCCTGTATCCAGTCAGCTCCaatggttctgctgaaggtgtgGAGGAGATTCCCCGCAATGTGAACGCAGGACACTTGGTGACTAAAGTCCGAGCCTATGACGCTGATATAGGATATAACGGCTGGTTactgttttctctgcaggaacTTACTGACCACAGTCTCTTTGGTTTGGACCGCTATACAGGACAGATCAGAACCCTTCGatcattcacagagacagacgaggcTCAGCATAAACTGGTCATACTGGTGAAAGACAATGGCAACGTCTCCCTGTCAGCAACAGCTACTGTGCTTGTTAAAGTTGTGGAGCCTAAAGAGGCTTTTGCAGCTTCTGATGTTAAAAGTTCAGCCAAACACGACGAGGacaataatgtgactttttatctCATGATCACTTTGGGCTCAGTTTCAGTCCTttttctcatcagcatcattgtgCTCATTGCAATGCAGTGTTCAAAGTCCACAGACTATACTTCTAAATACCTCCAAGAACCAAATTATGACGGGACACTGTGTCACAGCATCCAGTACAGATCTGGAGACAAACGGTACATGTTAGTTGGACCCAGGATGAGTATAGGATCCACTATAGTCCCAGGCAGCCATGCAAATACTCTAGTACTTCCTGACAGGAGGAGGACATCTGAAGAGGTAAGATAA
- the LOC113160929 gene encoding protocadherin alpha-8-like: protein MNEYWRYRGLIMEQRNEKRMERRCLFGCVVVLLWSVAWAQIRYSVSEEVNEGTVVGNIAKDLGLDKSTLKDRKYRIVSSNADPLFHVNQNDGVLYVSRKIDREEVCAQSSTCLINLKTVLENPLEVHYVAVELLDINDHSPSFPEIEEKLDISESVLPGARIQLRAARDPDSGQFSVQQYKLNPNDHFRLEVKDKGDDGKIPILVVQKSLDRETAESHTLTLTALDGGKPPKSGEMNILVKVLDVNDNVPVFSKDVYSVMLNENAPVGTTVIQVNATDSDEGVNGEVVYSFSNSVNQRLLGIFDINPSTGEIIVKGLIDYEHKDKYEIEIKASDKALAPLATEKSVIVKIVDLNDNAPEIDVTSFSSFISEDSRLGTTVALISVTDLDSGLNGKVMCSIAEDVPFALSPSLQEKIYSLVTKSPLDREKQSQYDMTIVAKDAGQPPLSSQKTIHVVVSDVNDNSPEFSLSPYSFYITEGNDPGASVFSVKAFDCDENENARISYHIFRDGNDDRKVTSFLNINSENGQISALKSFDFETVKTFQFQVVASDSGSPSLSSNVTVNVFILDQNDNAPVILYPVSSNGSAEGVEEIPRNVNAGHLVTKVRAYDADIGYNGWLLFSLQELTDHSLFGLDRYTGQVRTLRSFTETDEAQHKLVILVKDNGNVSLSATATVLVKVVEPKEAFAASDVKSSAKHDEDNNVTFYLMITLGSVSVLFLISIIVLIAMQCSKSTDYTSKYLQEPNYDGTLCHSIQYRSGDKRYMLVGPRMSIGSTIVPGSHANTLVLPDRRRTCDEVR, encoded by the coding sequence atgaatGAGTACTGGCGATATCGGGGTCTAATCATGGAACAAAGAAACGAGAAGCGAATGGAGAGACGATGTTTGTTCGGCTGCGTGGTTGTGCTTTTATGGAGCGTGGCCTGGGCGCAAATCCGATATTCAGTGTCCGAGGAGGTTAACGAAGGAACTGTGGTTGGAAATATTGCAAAAGACCTGGGACTGGATAAAAGCACGCTGAAAGACAGGAAGTACCGGATTGTTTCTAGTAATGCGGATCCTCTATTCCATGTGAACCAGAACGATGGTGTCCTGTATGTGAGCCGAAAGATTGACAGAGAAGAGGTGTGCGCGCAGAGCAGTACGTGTTTAATAAATCTTAAAACGGTGCTGGAAAACCCGCTAGAAGTGCACTACGTGGCAGTGGAGTTGTTGGATATAAATGACCACTCTCCTAGTTTCCCAGAAATAGAGGAAAAGCTGGATATTTCAGAATCCGTTTTACCTGGAGCACGAATTCAACTAAGAGCGGCGCGAGATCCAGACAGTGGTCAATTCTCCGTTCAACAATATAAACTTAACCCCAACGATCACTTTCGTTTGGAAGTTAAGGATAAAGGAGATGATGGTAAAATACCAATATTAGTTGTTCAAAAATCTTTAGACAgggaaacagcagagagtcaCACCCTAACTTTAACTGCATTAGATGGAGGGAAACCTCCCAAATCTGGTGAAATGAATATTCTAGTGAAGGTTTTAGACGTTAATGATAACGTACCTGTTTTCTCTAAAGATGTTTACTCTGTGATGCTCAATGAAAATGCTCCAGTAGGTACAACAGTGATACAAGTGAACGCAACTGATTCAGATGAAGGTGTGAACGGTGAAGTAGTTTATTCCTTTAGCAACAGTGTCAATCAGAGGTTATTAGGCATTTTTGATATTAATCCATCAACCGGTGAGATAATAGTGAAGGGTCTGATAGACTATGAGCAcaaagataaatatgaaattGAAATAAAGGCATCAGATAAAGCTCTTGCTCCTCTGGCTACAGAAAAAAGCGTAATAGTCAAGATAGTTGATCTAAATGACAACGCACCTGAGATTGATGTGACCTCGTTTTCAAGTTTTATCTCTGAAGATTCCAGACTTGGAACTACAGTAGCACTGATCAGTGTCACTGACTTGGACTCGGGTCTTAATGGAAAAGTCATGTGTTCCATAGCTGAAGATGTTCCTTTTGCTTTGTCACCATCCTTACAAGAAAAAATCTATTCTTTAGTTACAAAATCCCCTctggacagagaaaaacagtcaCAGTATGACATGACAATAGTTGCAAAAGACGCTGGTCAACCTCCATTATCATCTCAGAAGACGATACATGTTGTAGTATCAGATGTGAACGACAACAGTCCAGAGTTTTCACTGAGCCCCTATAGTTTCTATATCACTGAGGGGAACGATCCAGgagcttcagtgttttctgttaaagCCTTTGATTGTGATGAGAACGAGAATGCTCGTATTTCCTATCATATATTCAGAGATGGAAACGATGATAGAAAAGTAACTTCATTTCTCAACATAAACAGTGAAAACGGACAAATATCAGCACTAAAAAGTTTTGACTTTGAGACAGTGAAAACTTTCCAGTTCCAAGTTGTGGCCTCAGATTCAGGAAGTCCGTCACTGAGCAGCAACGTGACAGTGAACGTGTTCATTCTGGATCAGAACGACAACGCTCCAGTCATCCTGTATCCAGTCAGCTCCaatggttctgctgaaggtgtgGAGGAGATTCCCCGCAATGTGAACGCAGGACACTTGGTGACTAAAGTCCGAGCCTATGACGCTGATATAGGATATAACGGCTGGTTactgttttctctgcaggaacTTACTGACCACAGTCTCTTTGGTTTGGACCGCTATACAGGACAGGTCAGAACCCTTCGatcattcacagagacagacgaggcTCAGCATAAACTGGTCATACTGGTGAAAGACAATGGCAACGTCTCACTGTCAGCAACAGCTACTGTGCTCGTTAAAGTTGTGGAGCCTAAAGAGGCTTTTGCAGCTTCTGATGTTAAAAGTTCAGCCAAACACGACGAGGacaataatgtgactttttatctCATGATCACTTTGGGCTCAGTTTCAGTCCTttttctcatcagcatcattgtgCTCATTGCAATGCAGTGTTCAAAGTCCACAGACTATACTTCTAAATACCTCCAAGAACCAAATTATGACGGGACACTGTGTCACAGCATCCAGTACAGATCTGGAGACAAACGGTACATGTTAGTTGGACCCAGGATGAGTATAGGATCTACTATAGTCCCAGGCAGCCATGCCAATACACTAGTACTTCCTGACAGGAGGAGGACATGTGACGAGGTAAGATAA